The Oryza glaberrima chromosome 9, OglaRS2, whole genome shotgun sequence genome includes a window with the following:
- the LOC127784688 gene encoding uncharacterized protein LOC127784688, whose translation MGYIKDIPTLKRDNYKEWKRELDLAFILGEVDWVLTTPCSIEPAEPFRGENESDAEWQKRERDNISLILSYDIEHAKWSLANKNCLAAVKNTIEPTILGLIPEYDTVSKYLESIKSQFTSSSKLYATQLIKQLVTERYHGGGVKDHILRMSNMASKLKQKDLGISDDFLVHLVLSSLPKSFDNFVVNYKISPEKWNLEELISNCVQEEERLKETNGGSINLVKDNKEKR comes from the coding sequence ATGGGTTACATTAAAGATATTCCGACCCTGAAAAGAGATAACTACAAAGAATGGAAAAGAGAACTCGACCTTGCTTTTATCTTGGGAGAGGTGGACTGGGTGTTGACTACCCCATGTTCTATAGAACCTGCTGAACCTTTCAGAGGTGAAAATGAGTCAGATGCTGAAtggcaaaagagagagagggacaaTATTTCCCTCATCTTGTCGTATGACATTGAGCATGCGAAATGGTCCTTAGCCAACAAGAACTGTTTGGCTGCGGTAAAGAACACGATTGAGCCAACCATACTGGGGTTAATCCCAGAGTATGACACCGTCTCTAAGTACCTCGAAAGTATAAAGAGCCAGTTTACTAGTTCTTCAAAGCTTTATGCGACACAACTGATAAAGCAGCTTGTGACAGAGAGGTACCATGGAGGTGGTGTAAAAGACCACATTCTTAGGATGAGCAACATGGCTTCCAAGTTGAAGCAAAAAGATTTGGGCATCTCGGATGACTTTCTGGTCCATCTGGTTTTGTCCTCATTGCCAAAGAGCTTTGACAACTTTGTTGTCAACTACAAAATAAGTCCAGAAAAATGGAATCTTGAAGAGCTCATCTCTAATTGTGTGCAAGAGGAGGAAAGACTCAAAGAGACCAATGGTGGCTCCATTAACCTTGTTAAAGATAATAAGGAAAAGCGCTAG